From a region of the Streptomyces sp. B21-083 genome:
- a CDS encoding SRPBCC family protein, translated as MAQVEATTERIVAADAETVFDALADYSGTRSKVMPEQFSEYEVREGGDGEGSLVHWKLQATSKRVRDCLLEVSEPTDGELVEKDRNSSMVTTWRVTPAGEGTSRVVVTSVWTGATGIGGFFERTFAPKGLARIYDGLLDRLATEVEK; from the coding sequence AGGCCACCACGGAGCGCATCGTCGCGGCGGACGCGGAGACGGTGTTCGACGCCCTCGCCGACTACAGCGGCACGCGCTCGAAGGTGATGCCGGAGCAGTTCAGCGAGTACGAGGTGCGCGAGGGCGGCGACGGCGAGGGCAGCCTCGTCCACTGGAAGCTCCAGGCCACCAGCAAGCGCGTCCGGGACTGTCTCCTGGAGGTCAGCGAGCCCACCGACGGTGAGCTCGTCGAGAAGGACCGCAACTCCTCGATGGTCACCACCTGGCGCGTCACCCCCGCCGGCGAGGGCACGTCGCGGGTCGTCGTCACCAGCGTCTGGACCGGCGCCACCGGCATCGGCGGCTTCTTCGAGCGGACCTTCGCTCCCAAGGGCCTCGCCCGCATCTACGACGGCCTCCTCGACAGGCTCGCCACCGAGGTGGAGAAGTAG